From the Chloroflexus aurantiacus J-10-fl genome, one window contains:
- the malZ gene encoding maltodextrin glucosidase has translation MSTVHWETSIHHDGSPMYLRFSGRPGDTAVFRLRMAADAPVSGVFLRTCPDGEQHFTPLRDLGVRGVCRWWEGELPIRMLRTNYRFLIRADDCSRWYSAGGITRHYPTDANDFVVLANYHAPAWVRDAVFYQIFPDRFADGDPTNNVRDGAYLYHGRPVVARRWDERPNRATGSIEFYGGDLQGIAQRIDYLTDLGVSALYLNPIFRAPSNHKYDVEDYTSIDPHLGGEAGLLRLREVLDERAMKLVLDIVPNHCGVTHPWFVAAQANPRAPTAEFFMFRRHPDDYESWLGVKTLPKLNYRSVRLRDVMYAGQDAIMRYWLRPPYRIDGWRIDVANMLGRLGTDNLGHKIGRGIRRAVKAEQPEAYLLGEHFFDGTPHLQGEELDATMNYQGFTFPIWRWLGGFEFNPQRPEADPRPIATETVVAQWTAFRAAIPWQIASQQFNLLGSHDTPRLRTIVGDDLARVRVAMTLLFCYPGVPCIYYGDEIGLTGGGDPDCRRPMPWDEREWDHDLRAFVQRLARLRRQSPALRWGGFQQLYANGETIAFQREAPEERMIIVVRRSDDGQRLLPVRHGGLADGVHLRELFSGAETVVRNGMLDIGNLPATGAQIWQTTDKDNVF, from the coding sequence ATGAGCACTGTACACTGGGAAACCAGTATTCATCACGACGGATCACCGATGTATCTGCGCTTCAGTGGCAGACCAGGTGACACAGCGGTATTTCGGCTCCGTATGGCCGCAGACGCACCGGTCAGTGGGGTCTTCCTCCGCACCTGCCCGGATGGGGAACAGCATTTTACGCCACTGCGCGATCTGGGAGTGCGCGGGGTGTGCCGGTGGTGGGAAGGTGAGCTACCGATCCGCATGCTCCGCACCAATTACCGCTTCCTGATCCGCGCAGATGACTGTTCGCGCTGGTACAGCGCTGGTGGCATCACCCGTCACTACCCCACCGACGCAAATGATTTCGTGGTACTGGCCAACTATCACGCGCCAGCCTGGGTACGTGATGCGGTCTTCTACCAGATTTTTCCGGATCGGTTTGCCGATGGCGACCCGACGAATAATGTCCGCGATGGTGCGTATCTCTACCACGGACGACCGGTTGTTGCGCGCCGCTGGGATGAACGACCCAACCGGGCGACCGGATCGATAGAGTTCTACGGTGGCGATTTGCAAGGGATCGCGCAGCGCATCGACTATCTGACCGATCTGGGAGTCTCGGCACTGTATCTCAATCCTATCTTCCGAGCACCATCGAACCACAAATACGATGTCGAAGACTATACCAGCATTGATCCACACCTGGGAGGTGAAGCAGGGTTACTCCGCTTACGTGAGGTACTCGACGAGCGAGCCATGAAGCTGGTGCTTGACATCGTACCGAACCATTGTGGAGTGACCCATCCGTGGTTTGTCGCTGCCCAGGCCAACCCACGAGCACCAACAGCCGAGTTCTTCATGTTCCGTCGTCATCCCGACGACTACGAGAGCTGGCTGGGGGTCAAGACCCTGCCCAAACTCAATTACCGCAGTGTCCGCCTCCGCGACGTGATGTACGCAGGCCAGGATGCGATTATGCGCTACTGGTTACGACCACCCTATCGGATCGACGGCTGGCGGATTGATGTTGCCAATATGCTGGGGCGGTTGGGGACAGACAACCTTGGCCACAAGATTGGACGCGGGATTCGGCGGGCAGTGAAGGCAGAGCAACCGGAAGCCTATCTGCTGGGTGAACACTTCTTCGACGGTACTCCCCATCTGCAAGGTGAAGAGCTTGATGCCACAATGAATTATCAAGGCTTCACCTTTCCCATCTGGCGCTGGTTGGGAGGGTTTGAGTTCAATCCGCAGCGGCCTGAAGCCGATCCACGACCGATTGCAACCGAGACGGTCGTTGCGCAATGGACGGCATTTCGGGCAGCGATACCGTGGCAGATCGCCAGTCAGCAATTCAACCTGTTGGGAAGTCATGACACCCCGCGTCTACGGACAATCGTAGGCGATGATCTGGCGCGAGTGCGGGTAGCGATGACGTTACTCTTCTGCTATCCGGGGGTGCCGTGTATCTACTACGGTGACGAAATTGGACTGACGGGCGGCGGTGATCCTGATTGTCGGCGACCGATGCCGTGGGATGAACGAGAGTGGGATCACGACCTGCGGGCGTTCGTGCAACGGCTGGCACGCTTACGGCGTCAGTCGCCGGCGTTGCGCTGGGGCGGCTTTCAGCAGCTCTACGCAAACGGGGAAACGATTGCCTTCCAGCGCGAAGCACCTGAGGAGCGCATGATCATTGTGGTACGGCGCAGTGATGATGGGCAACGCCTGCTGCCGGTGCGTCACGGCGGGCTGGCTGATGGGGTTCACCTGCGGGAACTCTTCAGTGGTGCCGAGACGGTTGTACGCAACGGGATGCTGGACATTGGGAATTTGCCGGCCACCGGTGCGCAAATCTGGCAAACCACAGACAAAGACAACGTGTTCTGA
- the gltX gene encoding glutamate--tRNA ligase produces MSSIEGPVRVRFAPSPTGSLHIGGVRTALFNWLCARHYGGQFILRIEDTDEKRFVPGAADDISASLRWVGIDWDEGPDVGGPYGPYVQSERFEQGIYQPFINQLLEAGLAYMSFTTEEELAQMRAAAEAAGIKAFRFRGPERDWPLERQREEAASGKPYTIRLKTPLEGETRFRDLIRGGDEIVVQNNQLQDIVLIKSTGMPVYHFAHLVDDHLMKITHVMRGEEWVPSTPYHVLLYDFFGWPRPVFAHLPAILRQDGRGKLSKRKDDVATQRFRERGYLPETIFNYLALQGWSYDGVTEIMTRDELIARFTLERIQPSPARWNPEKLRDMNGIYIRKLTTEQLAERVLPFMQRAGLIGDPASETERAYLISLIPLIHERLEELQEAPDLLAFFYQDVVPGETYNPADLIPKKHDAAQTVALLRAAHEALSQQTDWTPPALETTLRALCEQLQVKPGPLFGAIRVAITGRSVAPPLFDTLAGVGRERSLSRLAAAIAALENLA; encoded by the coding sequence ATGAGTTCCATCGAAGGGCCGGTGCGGGTGCGCTTTGCACCCAGCCCAACCGGTAGTTTGCACATTGGCGGTGTACGCACTGCCCTTTTCAACTGGCTCTGTGCCCGCCACTACGGGGGGCAATTTATTCTACGGATCGAAGATACCGACGAAAAGCGATTCGTGCCGGGCGCGGCTGACGACATTAGCGCCTCACTGCGCTGGGTGGGTATCGATTGGGACGAAGGGCCAGATGTGGGTGGCCCTTACGGCCCTTACGTGCAATCAGAACGGTTTGAGCAGGGAATCTATCAGCCATTCATCAACCAGCTTCTGGAAGCCGGTCTTGCCTACATGTCGTTTACCACCGAAGAAGAACTGGCTCAGATGCGGGCCGCAGCGGAAGCTGCTGGCATCAAGGCATTTCGCTTCCGTGGCCCGGAGCGTGACTGGCCGCTTGAGCGCCAGCGTGAAGAGGCGGCCAGTGGCAAGCCGTACACCATCCGGCTCAAAACGCCCCTTGAAGGCGAAACTCGCTTTCGCGATCTGATCCGCGGTGGTGACGAGATTGTGGTGCAGAATAATCAGTTGCAAGACATTGTGTTGATCAAATCGACCGGAATGCCGGTCTACCACTTCGCCCATCTGGTCGATGATCACTTGATGAAGATCACTCACGTTATGCGTGGCGAAGAGTGGGTACCCAGTACCCCGTACCACGTTCTGCTTTACGACTTCTTCGGCTGGCCGCGCCCGGTCTTTGCCCATTTGCCGGCGATTCTGCGGCAAGATGGCCGTGGCAAGTTGTCGAAGCGCAAAGACGATGTAGCGACACAGCGATTTCGTGAGCGTGGCTACCTGCCGGAGACAATCTTCAACTATCTCGCCTTGCAGGGATGGAGCTACGATGGCGTGACCGAAATTATGACGCGCGACGAGTTGATTGCGCGTTTCACGCTTGAGCGAATACAACCCTCGCCGGCGCGCTGGAACCCTGAGAAGCTGCGCGACATGAACGGTATCTACATCCGTAAACTGACGACAGAGCAGTTGGCCGAGCGCGTGCTGCCGTTCATGCAACGAGCGGGTCTGATCGGCGATCCGGCAAGCGAGACGGAACGCGCGTATCTCATCAGTTTGATCCCATTGATTCACGAGCGGCTGGAAGAGTTGCAGGAAGCGCCTGATCTGCTGGCCTTCTTCTACCAGGATGTGGTACCCGGCGAGACGTACAACCCTGCCGATCTGATTCCAAAGAAGCACGACGCGGCGCAAACCGTCGCCTTACTGCGGGCTGCGCACGAAGCTCTGAGTCAGCAAACCGATTGGACACCACCCGCGCTGGAGACAACGCTGCGCGCCCTCTGCGAACAATTGCAGGTGAAGCCGGGGCCGCTCTTCGGGGCGATTCGCGTCGCCATTACCGGGCGCAGCGTGGCACCACCGCTGTTTGATACGCTCGCCGGTGTAGGACGCGAACGGAGTCTCTCGCGACTGGCGGCGGCGATTGCCGCACTGGAGAACCTGGCATGA
- a CDS encoding FAD-dependent oxidoreductase, with amino-acid sequence MSEPLGSAQRPLRVAIIGAGPAGFYTVEALLKQKNLVCQIDIFNRFPTPYGLVREGVAPDHQSIKAVTRIYDKLAAHNNVRYFGNVTFGVDITRADLRARYDQIVYAVGAQSDRRMGIPGEDLFGSMPATAFVGWYNGRPDYRDLEVDLNVERVVVVGNGNVAMDVTRILVSDPDDLAKTDIADHALAALRQSKVREVVMLGRRGPAQAAFTNPELKEFGELRGVDVIVDPADLELDPLSEAALAEDKTAAKNVELLRAYAARGDTGAPRRIVMRFLVSPIAIHGVDGRVTGVTIERNRLVQAADGSLRPKGTGVTEELSCGMVLRSVGYRGEPLPDVPFDEASGTIPNRDGRVLNGPNGEPVSGEYVVGWIKRGPSGVIGTNKPDAVATVNSMLADLPALPGAPQHDDIADLLRSRGVDFVTYADWQRLDAYETAQGAAQGRPRVKVTRVDEMMDIIRAGR; translated from the coding sequence GTGAGTGAACCCTTGGGAAGCGCCCAGCGCCCACTGCGTGTTGCAATTATCGGCGCCGGTCCTGCCGGTTTTTACACCGTTGAAGCGCTACTCAAACAAAAAAATCTCGTTTGCCAGATCGATATCTTTAACCGCTTTCCCACCCCTTACGGCCTGGTACGCGAGGGAGTGGCTCCTGATCACCAATCCATTAAAGCAGTAACCCGCATTTACGATAAACTGGCAGCGCATAACAACGTGCGCTACTTTGGTAATGTGACTTTCGGTGTGGACATTACCCGTGCCGATCTGCGTGCCCGTTACGATCAAATTGTGTATGCAGTCGGTGCCCAATCAGACCGGCGGATGGGCATTCCCGGCGAAGACCTGTTTGGCAGTATGCCGGCAACTGCGTTCGTGGGCTGGTACAACGGACGTCCCGATTATCGCGATCTGGAAGTAGATTTGAACGTCGAGCGGGTTGTTGTCGTTGGCAATGGGAATGTGGCGATGGACGTAACCCGCATTCTGGTCAGCGATCCCGATGATCTGGCGAAGACTGATATTGCCGATCATGCGCTGGCAGCGCTGCGCCAGAGCAAGGTGCGCGAAGTGGTCATGCTCGGTCGGCGCGGCCCGGCGCAAGCCGCATTCACCAATCCCGAATTGAAAGAGTTTGGCGAGTTGCGTGGGGTAGACGTGATTGTTGATCCGGCAGACCTCGAACTCGATCCCCTGAGTGAAGCGGCACTGGCTGAAGACAAGACTGCGGCAAAGAATGTTGAGCTGCTACGCGCATATGCCGCCCGTGGCGACACCGGTGCACCGCGCCGGATTGTGATGCGCTTCCTGGTTTCGCCAATTGCAATCCACGGTGTTGATGGACGGGTAACGGGTGTCACTATTGAGCGCAACCGCCTGGTACAGGCTGCTGATGGCAGTTTGCGCCCGAAAGGAACCGGCGTGACCGAGGAATTGAGCTGCGGGATGGTCTTGCGTTCGGTTGGTTATCGCGGTGAACCACTCCCAGATGTGCCATTTGATGAAGCAAGCGGTACGATTCCCAATCGTGATGGGCGCGTGCTGAATGGGCCAAACGGTGAGCCGGTCTCCGGTGAATATGTGGTCGGTTGGATTAAACGCGGGCCGTCAGGGGTTATCGGTACCAATAAGCCTGACGCAGTGGCAACCGTCAATAGCATGCTGGCCGATCTTCCCGCTCTGCCCGGTGCGCCGCAACATGATGATATTGCCGATTTGCTCCGTTCACGTGGTGTTGACTTCGTGACCTACGCCGACTGGCAGCGGCTCGACGCCTATGAGACGGCACAGGGTGCAGCTCAGGGCCGACCACGGGTTAAGGTCACGCGAGTTGACGAGATGATGGACATTATTCGCGCTGGTCGCTAA
- a CDS encoding glycosyltransferase family 4 protein — translation MRVTMIAPFGIRPKGTLLARMLPLAQALQQRGHIVTIVAPPIHNPADGGTARYAGGVMVVHTATPPIGGLAAAIWHTVALWQWARRTQPDVMHLFKPKGFGGLAVLARGRIPLVVDCDDWEGPGGWNDLLPYPPLAKALFAWQERDLPRRANAVTVVSHTLETLIWAMGVPPERVFYLPNGAPHVETPARSASSQPTIVLYTRFWELDLAEVATALAIIRRSRPDACLVLVGKGERGEEQQLLALAADQGWADMIDYRGWQEPTAIPAILAGADVALAPIRDTLINRARGMAKLVELLAAGLPIVASDVGTARDYLAPDAGLLVPPGDASALAAATLHLLADESARMRLRMAALAAAQRLRWENLAPIAEQAYRYAVAQSVLR, via the coding sequence ATGCGAGTCACTATGATTGCGCCCTTCGGCATCAGGCCGAAGGGCACATTACTTGCCCGCATGCTGCCCCTCGCCCAAGCCTTGCAGCAACGCGGGCACATCGTTACGATTGTTGCGCCTCCGATCCATAACCCTGCCGATGGTGGTACGGCGCGTTACGCTGGTGGGGTGATGGTTGTGCATACCGCGACCCCACCGATTGGCGGTCTGGCTGCAGCCATCTGGCACACCGTGGCCCTGTGGCAATGGGCACGACGGACTCAACCTGATGTGATGCATCTTTTCAAGCCCAAGGGGTTCGGCGGCTTAGCGGTTCTGGCGCGTGGTCGCATTCCCCTGGTGGTTGATTGTGACGATTGGGAAGGTCCAGGGGGTTGGAATGATCTGTTACCCTATCCACCACTGGCTAAAGCCCTCTTCGCATGGCAAGAGCGCGATCTACCGCGACGAGCGAATGCGGTCACGGTTGTGTCTCACACATTGGAGACATTAATTTGGGCAATGGGCGTACCACCCGAACGTGTCTTCTACCTGCCGAACGGCGCACCGCATGTTGAGACTCCTGCCCGATCAGCATCATCGCAACCGACCATCGTTCTCTACACCCGTTTTTGGGAACTCGACCTGGCGGAAGTGGCAACAGCGCTGGCAATTATTCGGCGTAGCCGGCCTGACGCCTGTCTGGTGCTGGTCGGTAAGGGAGAACGGGGTGAAGAACAGCAACTCCTGGCACTTGCCGCCGATCAGGGGTGGGCCGACATGATCGATTATCGGGGCTGGCAGGAGCCAACAGCTATTCCAGCCATTCTGGCCGGGGCTGATGTGGCGTTGGCCCCGATTCGTGACACGCTGATCAACCGGGCGCGTGGGATGGCGAAACTGGTCGAACTGCTGGCAGCCGGGTTGCCAATCGTAGCGAGTGATGTCGGTACTGCCCGCGATTACCTTGCACCTGATGCAGGTTTGCTCGTCCCGCCGGGTGATGCATCGGCACTGGCGGCAGCTACGCTTCATCTGCTAGCCGATGAGTCAGCACGCATGCGTTTGCGGATGGCTGCGCTGGCCGCTGCCCAACGGCTACGCTGGGAGAACCTGGCACCAATTGCCGAGCAGGCATACAGGTATGCTGTTGCTCAATCGGTGTTGCGATGA